A single region of the Pleurocapsa minor HA4230-MV1 genome encodes:
- the smc gene encoding chromosome segregation protein SMC: protein MVHIKRVELSHFKSFGGTTKVPILPGFTVVSGPNGSGKSNILDALLFCLNLASSKGMRADRLPDLVNNKHIANGKVAEAVVSVTFDLTDLGDLSDVVTTVTDAKDLVLVSSPEELAEAMGNSSNEENSNGHDAEELEEELEEVEEETTVDQDDKKIIAIANGDSLEWKITRRLRVAKKGNYTSTFYINGEVSSATEVHEQLQKLRIYPEGYNVVLQGDVTSIITMNSKERREIIDELAGVGAFDRKIQQTRKTLDKVQEREEKCQIIAQELIANRDRLAADRVKAEKYRKLKEQVQEKKIHEQVLVWRSLTQQQGELQNQFAAGETETTQLQSSILKLDTEVTQESVKLETLNTQVKALGEDEQLSIASNLATQKAKQLTLQQKLGELNNTSQQKQLMLVQTEQNLEQYQQEIKQFGQEKDRLENEIVPTLIANAVAARETVSQSKDNANAIAEASEAWVQEQASLSRQASAIQETLNPQRTEQARISERYNQLEKTIQAQTESLEAVDAEFKVKQVEFDSLSEKVATEQGHVQEIAQQLAEAESDRALQQETQSRLLKEQRDKQRELDKLEAKKQAQQEVQGTYASKIILNSNLSGIEGLVVQLGQVEQRYRLALETAAGGRLGFIVVESDRVAAQGIELLKRERGGRATFLPLNKIQAPSLGNIATMRFGRGFIDLAVNLVDCDPRYDEIFAYVFGGTIVFDNLDNARSQLGKHRIVTLEGEILEASGAMTGGSQSSRSSLHFGGTANREPEQVEALRERLAEIARILNSYDQRITNQVAQIKDLAEELTEARQLGRDNKVLSEQLEKDLKRLTGQRELLINQLHTNRQERDTIQSRLAILNREIPEQEASLHNLQQQLKVLEDSHAQSEWQQVRAVINTQEEQLRQHEQTLRQAETELLELTNKHQRVREKFTESEQNIVQLTNDQIAIKEQQATINHQLSEIAQKITAAETELAKLAEKLGVTKQERDRLENQLKQLRDRHQKQVWQLEKLALSQQERQATLQTLQQQIAEQKQELPDPIPEIPQLVNDDGIEAGESITFANLQEQVEQLQKQIRNGEKRLEAMEPVNMLALEEYEKTEARLQELSHKLDTIEAERTELLLRVEKFTTLRLRAFKESYDAVNENFQKIYAELSDGDGHLQLEDENDPFNGGLNLVAHPKGKPVQKLSSMSGGEKSLTALGFIFSLQKYRPSPFYAFDEVDMFLDGANVEKLSRMVKQQAQEAQFIVVSLRRPMIEASERTIGVTQARGAHTQVLGIKMK, encoded by the coding sequence ATGGTTCATATTAAGCGAGTCGAACTGTCTCACTTTAAATCCTTTGGTGGCACAACAAAAGTTCCTATCTTACCAGGGTTTACCGTAGTTTCGGGCCCAAATGGTTCGGGAAAGTCGAATATTTTAGATGCACTGCTATTTTGTTTGAATTTGGCAAGTTCTAAGGGAATGCGCGCGGATCGCTTACCTGATTTGGTTAATAATAAGCATATTGCCAATGGCAAGGTTGCGGAAGCGGTGGTTTCTGTTACTTTTGACTTGACTGATTTAGGTGATTTGTCGGATGTAGTGACAACGGTGACTGATGCCAAAGATTTAGTTTTGGTTTCTTCTCCCGAAGAATTGGCGGAGGCGATGGGGAATAGCAGCAATGAGGAGAATAGTAATGGTCATGATGCAGAAGAGTTAGAAGAAGAATTAGAAGAAGTAGAAGAAGAAACCACGGTAGATCAAGACGATAAAAAAATAATTGCGATCGCCAATGGGGATAGTCTGGAATGGAAAATTACTCGTAGGTTGCGGGTAGCCAAGAAAGGCAACTATACCTCGACGTTTTATATCAACGGGGAAGTATCTAGCGCGACGGAAGTTCATGAACAGCTACAGAAATTAAGGATTTATCCTGAAGGTTATAACGTGGTGTTGCAGGGTGACGTTACCAGCATCATTACGATGAATTCTAAGGAAAGGCGGGAAATTATTGATGAGTTGGCGGGAGTTGGTGCATTTGACCGTAAGATCCAGCAAACCCGTAAGACACTGGATAAAGTGCAGGAAAGAGAGGAAAAATGTCAGATTATTGCTCAAGAGCTAATTGCTAATCGCGATCGCCTAGCGGCAGATCGAGTCAAGGCGGAAAAGTATCGGAAGTTAAAAGAGCAGGTACAGGAAAAGAAAATTCATGAACAGGTTTTAGTTTGGCGATCGCTTACTCAACAGCAAGGGGAGTTGCAGAATCAGTTCGCTGCGGGAGAAACGGAGACTACACAGCTTCAGTCAAGTATTCTCAAGCTGGATACCGAAGTGACGCAAGAGAGTGTCAAGCTAGAAACTCTTAATACTCAAGTCAAGGCTTTGGGAGAGGATGAACAGCTATCAATTGCCTCGAATTTAGCTACTCAAAAAGCCAAACAGCTTACTCTACAGCAAAAGTTAGGTGAATTAAATAATACTAGCCAGCAGAAGCAGCTAATGTTAGTCCAGACAGAACAGAATTTAGAGCAGTATCAACAGGAAATTAAACAGTTTGGTCAAGAGAAAGACAGACTAGAAAATGAGATCGTTCCTACTTTAATTGCTAATGCAGTTGCAGCCAGAGAAACTGTTAGCCAGAGTAAAGATAATGCCAATGCGATCGCCGAAGCTTCGGAAGCCTGGGTGCAAGAACAGGCAAGCCTTTCCCGCCAAGCCTCAGCGATCCAAGAAACGCTTAATCCTCAACGTACTGAGCAAGCCAGAATTAGTGAGCGATATAACCAGCTAGAGAAGACGATTCAAGCACAAACAGAGTCATTAGAAGCAGTTGACGCAGAATTTAAGGTTAAGCAAGTTGAATTTGATTCCCTGTCAGAGAAAGTGGCTACAGAACAAGGTCATGTGCAGGAAATTGCCCAACAGCTAGCGGAAGCCGAAAGCGATCGCGCTTTGCAACAGGAAACCCAATCACGTTTACTTAAAGAACAGCGCGATAAACAACGAGAATTAGATAAACTAGAAGCGAAAAAGCAGGCACAGCAAGAAGTGCAGGGAACTTATGCCAGTAAAATCATCCTCAACTCCAACCTCTCAGGAATTGAAGGATTAGTGGTACAGCTAGGACAAGTAGAACAACGTTACCGTCTGGCTTTAGAAACTGCTGCGGGGGGAAGATTAGGCTTTATTGTCGTCGAAAGCGATCGCGTGGCGGCACAGGGGATTGAATTGCTCAAAAGAGAGCGAGGAGGTAGGGCGACATTTCTACCTTTAAATAAGATTCAAGCACCATCATTAGGTAATATTGCCACCATGCGTTTTGGGCGTGGTTTTATCGACTTGGCGGTAAATTTAGTAGACTGCGATCCTCGTTATGACGAGATTTTTGCCTATGTGTTTGGCGGTACGATTGTTTTTGACAACCTTGATAATGCTCGTTCGCAGTTAGGCAAGCACCGTATTGTGACATTAGAAGGGGAAATTCTCGAAGCCAGTGGCGCAATGACGGGAGGAAGTCAATCTAGTCGCTCTAGTTTGCATTTCGGGGGAACAGCTAACCGCGAACCAGAACAAGTTGAGGCGTTACGAGAACGTTTAGCAGAAATAGCCCGCATCTTAAATAGCTATGACCAAAGAATAACAAATCAGGTAGCGCAGATCAAGGATTTAGCTGAAGAATTAACCGAAGCCAGACAACTTGGTCGAGACAATAAAGTGTTGTCGGAACAGTTAGAGAAAGACTTAAAACGTCTAACTGGTCAAAGAGAACTATTAATTAATCAGCTACATACTAATCGCCAAGAAAGAGATACTATCCAGTCTCGTTTAGCCATTTTGAATCGTGAAATTCCTGAACAAGAAGCCAGCTTACACAACTTACAACAGCAGCTAAAAGTATTAGAAGATTCCCATGCTCAAAGTGAGTGGCAACAGGTTCGGGCAGTAATTAATACTCAAGAAGAACAGCTAAGACAACATGAACAGACTTTAAGACAGGCAGAAACCGAATTATTAGAACTAACTAATAAACATCAAAGAGTCCGAGAAAAGTTCACCGAATCAGAACAAAATATTGTTCAATTAACTAACGATCAAATAGCAATCAAAGAACAACAAGCAACAATCAATCATCAACTAAGCGAAATTGCCCAAAAAATTACTGCTGCTGAAACAGAATTAGCCAAACTAGCAGAAAAATTAGGAGTAACTAAACAAGAACGCGATCGCCTAGAGAATCAATTAAAACAATTGCGCGATCGCCATCAAAAACAAGTCTGGCAATTAGAAAAATTAGCGCTCTCTCAACAAGAAAGACAAGCGACTTTGCAAACCTTACAACAGCAAATAGCTGAACAAAAACAAGAACTACCCGATCCCATTCCTGAAATTCCCCAATTAGTTAACGACGACGGAATCGAAGCGGGGGAATCAATTACCTTTGCCAATCTGCAAGAACAGGTAGAACAGTTACAAAAACAGATTCGCAATGGTGAAAAACGTCTTGAAGCCATGGAACCCGTTAATATGCTGGCGTTAGAAGAATACGAAAAAACTGAAGCCAGACTACAGGAACTTTCCCATAAACTAGACACAATCGAAGCCGAAAGAACCGAATTATTACTACGAGTAGAGAAATTTACTACCCTGCGTTTACGCGCCTTTAAAGAATCCTATGATGCAGTAAATGAGAACTTCCAAAAAATCTATGCCGAATTATCCGATGGTGATGGACATCTCCAGCTAGAAGATGAAAATGATCCTTTTAACGGTGGCTTAAATTTGGTTGCTCATCCCAAAGGTAAACCAGTACAGAAACTAAGTTCCATGTCTGGAGGCGAAAAATCATTAACTGCATTAGGCTTTATCTTTTCCCTCCAAAAATATCGTCCTTCTCCTTTCTATGCTTTTGATGAAGTAGATATGTTCCTCGATGGTGCTAATGTCGAAAAGCTCTCTCGAATGGTTAAACAACAAGCACAAGAAGCACAGTTTATTGTCGTAAGTCTGCGTCGTCCGATGATTGAAGCCTCAGAAAGAACCATTGGTGTTACTCAAGCAAGAGGCGCTCACACTCAAGTATTAGGCATAAAAATGAAATAA
- a CDS encoding right-handed parallel beta-helix repeat-containing protein, protein MTTYNVTNSNDNGAGSLREALTLANANDGADTIVLMSDVTLSSAIAITDDVTIEGNKYLVTQTGTDRLFTIDDGNAAVNGQVNISGLRLTGGAPVETGGAIYSVENLAIANSELFGNATTKRGGAVYQQGASLAITNSYIHDNAIADGTTSAGGGVYIREGNLTVDNSNFEGNAALAGGGIIVGFGSTAEVTKSQLSYNNGSGIFVGIESQLILQNSVVDHNTSTISGGGVNVQVDSKATINNTIISNNTAPYGAGVEVLQNSQVSITNSEMTGNSATEDGGGIDVSDQSTAEITNTVISNNTAVFGAGVEVLLNSQISINNSQITGNTATKAGGGIEVYDQSTAVVTNTAISNNTAPFGAGVASTNDSTVTLIDVDFSGQVSDYQGNNIEVIETDLVIADEDLNLKGTKLADTLEGKAGNDTLYGFRGHDVLNGNEGNDLLYGGKGFDLLDGGAGNDILKGGIGRDSLCGGAGNDTLNGGFGADLLDGGAGNDYLDGNRGFNKLFGGTGNDVFVLHNDAKSDCIKDFQIGQDTIGLDDGMTFEDLNIVTGKQHTFIYHGGDLVGRLVGVTANLAESNFAEV, encoded by the coding sequence ATGACTACTTATAACGTAACTAACTCCAACGACAACGGTGCAGGATCTCTACGTGAAGCTTTGACTCTTGCTAATGCTAATGACGGTGCAGATACCATCGTTCTCATGAGTGATGTAACTCTCTCTAGCGCGATCGCCATTACTGATGATGTGACCATTGAAGGTAACAAATATCTAGTTACTCAAACAGGTACAGATAGACTATTCACCATTGATGACGGTAATGCCGCAGTAAACGGTCAGGTAAACATCTCTGGCTTGAGACTAACTGGTGGCGCTCCCGTAGAAACTGGTGGTGCAATCTACTCAGTCGAAAACTTGGCGATCGCTAATTCCGAATTGTTCGGCAATGCAACTACTAAACGTGGTGGCGCAGTCTATCAACAAGGAGCAAGCCTTGCTATTACCAATAGCTACATCCACGATAATGCGATCGCTGATGGCACAACTTCCGCTGGTGGCGGTGTCTATATCCGCGAAGGTAATTTGACTGTTGATAACTCAAACTTCGAGGGCAATGCAGCATTAGCAGGTGGTGGAATTATCGTAGGTTTTGGTTCAACAGCCGAAGTTACGAAAAGCCAGTTGAGCTATAACAATGGTAGTGGAATCTTTGTAGGAATTGAAAGCCAATTAATCTTGCAAAATTCCGTAGTTGACCACAACACCAGTACTATTTCTGGTGGCGGTGTTAACGTCCAAGTAGACAGCAAAGCAACTATTAACAACACCATAATTAGCAATAACACTGCTCCCTATGGAGCTGGAGTCGAAGTCCTCCAAAACAGTCAAGTAAGCATTACTAACAGTGAAATGACTGGCAACAGTGCTACTGAAGACGGTGGTGGAATTGATGTTAGTGATCAATCTACCGCAGAAATTACCAATACAGTGATTAGCAATAATACTGCTGTTTTTGGTGCTGGCGTAGAAGTTTTACTAAACAGTCAAATAAGCATTAATAACAGCCAAATAACTGGCAACACTGCTACGAAAGCTGGTGGTGGAATTGAAGTCTATGATCAATCTACCGCAGTAGTTACCAACACAGCAATTAGCAATAATACTGCTCCTTTTGGTGCGGGGGTAGCCTCCACCAATGATAGTACTGTGACTTTGATCGATGTTGATTTTAGCGGTCAGGTATCTGATTACCAAGGCAACAATATTGAAGTGATTGAAACTGACCTAGTGATCGCCGATGAAGATCTCAACCTCAAAGGAACTAAACTTGCTGATACCTTAGAAGGTAAAGCAGGTAATGATACCTTATATGGTTTTCGCGGACATGACGTGTTAAACGGTAATGAAGGCAATGACTTGCTCTATGGTGGTAAAGGCTTTGATTTACTTGATGGTGGTGCAGGTAATGATATCTTAAAAGGCGGCATTGGTAGAGACAGCCTCTGCGGTGGTGCAGGTAATGATACCTTAAATGGTGGCTTTGGCGCTGACTTACTTGATGGTGGTGCAGGTAATGATTACCTCGATGGCAATAGAGGCTTCAATAAGTTGTTTGGCGGCACTGGCAATGATGTCTTCGTCCTTCATAACGATGCCAAATCTGATTGCATCAAAGACTTCCAAATTGGTCAAGATACTATCGGTTTAGATGATGGCATGACCTTTGAAGATCTTAATATTGTCACTGGCAAACAACACACTTTCATCTACCACGGTGGAGACCTAGTAGGAAGATTGGTAGGAGTAACTGCAAATCTTGCTGAAAGCAATTTTGCTGAAGTATAA
- a CDS encoding calcium/sodium antiporter: MNFTTFLILVAGLVLLVIGAEFLVKGSSRLAAMLRIPPLIIGLTVVAYGTSAPEMSVSVMSALSAEGADIAIGNVVGSNICNVLLILGLSALIAPLGVTKQMIRSDVPIMIGVSLLLLMFSLDGQLSKVDSIILFVGVVTYTLSLIYQSSKQSVEQDEFTEEYSLSEPVTPITWVKNTAYIIGGLILLVLGSRWLVSSAITIAEYFQVSKLIVGLTIVAVGTSLPELFTSVVASYRGETEIAVGNVLGSNIFNILAVLGISGIVAPNGIKVSPSVISFDLPVMIAVAFACLPIFYSGKRIERWEGILFLFYYVAYTAYLILDSVDHPALPVFVNIMVLGVIPLTAIALITIAIMEKRAKSKKTI, encoded by the coding sequence ATGAATTTTACTACCTTCTTAATTTTAGTAGCAGGATTGGTGTTACTTGTAATAGGGGCAGAGTTTTTAGTTAAAGGCTCGTCTAGACTAGCGGCAATGCTGCGGATACCCCCTCTAATTATTGGCTTGACTGTAGTAGCTTACGGCACTAGTGCGCCAGAAATGTCAGTTAGTGTTATGTCAGCGTTATCGGCAGAGGGAGCTGATATTGCGATCGGTAATGTCGTGGGTAGTAATATCTGTAATGTTTTACTGATCCTCGGTTTATCTGCGTTAATTGCGCCGTTAGGCGTTACCAAGCAAATGATTCGCTCTGATGTACCGATTATGATCGGCGTATCATTACTGCTGTTGATGTTTTCTCTCGATGGTCAACTCAGCAAAGTAGACAGTATTATCTTGTTTGTTGGTGTAGTAACATATACTCTTTCTTTAATCTATCAAAGTAGTAAACAAAGTGTAGAACAAGACGAGTTTACAGAGGAATACAGTTTATCCGAGCCAGTTACGCCAATAACTTGGGTTAAAAATACGGCATATATTATTGGGGGTTTAATTTTACTAGTTTTAGGTTCTCGCTGGCTGGTATCATCGGCGATCACCATTGCCGAATATTTTCAGGTAAGTAAACTAATAGTTGGTTTGACTATTGTCGCTGTGGGTACATCATTACCAGAATTGTTTACTTCAGTCGTCGCTAGCTACCGTGGGGAAACAGAGATCGCTGTCGGTAATGTTTTAGGTAGCAATATTTTCAATATCTTAGCGGTGTTAGGTATATCAGGAATAGTCGCACCCAACGGTATTAAAGTCAGTCCAAGCGTGATTAGTTTTGATCTTCCAGTGATGATCGCCGTGGCATTTGCCTGTCTACCTATTTTCTATTCGGGAAAACGGATCGAACGCTGGGAAGGCATATTATTTTTGTTTTACTATGTAGCTTATACTGCCTACCTAATCTTGGATTCCGTAGATCATCCCGCTTTGCCTGTTTTTGTCAACATTATGGTGTTGGGAGTTATTCCTCTAACTGCGATCGCCTTAATTACCATCGCGATTATGGAAAAACGCGCAAAAAGCAAGAAAACTATTTAG